From the Deinococcus radiophilus genome, one window contains:
- a CDS encoding 16S rRNA (uracil(1498)-N(3))-methyltransferase, translating to MRLTRVRVPALGEDLPDTRLVLTGPEVRHLSVMRLRPGDALLVFDGRGREARAELLALDGLRAELRLVEELPGTPETPQPVTLAVALLKGDKLADVVRAATELGAARIQLLVTQHADVRDIGANKLVRLNRIAAEASKQSRRAVTPEVLAPVPLGAFRWEGQAYVAHPYVHDLLTDHLHWDSPVTLLTGPEGGFSEAEMDGLTGRGAQGVVLGSRILRAETAPVALLGAIVATGV from the coding sequence ATGCGCCTGACCCGTGTTCGCGTGCCCGCTCTGGGTGAGGATTTGCCGGACACCAGGCTGGTCCTGACTGGCCCCGAAGTGCGCCACCTGAGCGTCATGCGGCTGCGGCCTGGTGACGCGCTGCTGGTCTTCGACGGTCGGGGCCGCGAGGCCCGCGCCGAATTGCTGGCGCTGGACGGCCTGCGCGCCGAGTTGCGGCTGGTGGAAGAGCTGCCTGGCACCCCCGAAACGCCGCAGCCTGTGACGTTGGCGGTGGCCCTGCTCAAGGGTGACAAGCTGGCCGATGTGGTCCGCGCCGCCACCGAGCTAGGCGCAGCCCGCATTCAGCTGCTGGTGACTCAGCACGCCGACGTACGCGACATCGGCGCGAACAAGTTGGTGCGCCTGAACCGCATCGCCGCGGAAGCCAGCAAGCAGTCTCGCCGCGCCGTGACGCCAGAAGTATTGGCTCCGGTGCCGCTGGGGGCTTTTCGCTGGGAAGGGCAGGCCTACGTGGCGCATCCTTATGTCCACGATCTGCTCACCGATCACCTGCACTGGGACAGCCCGGTGACTCTGTTGACCGGACCAGAGGGTGGCTTCTCGGAGGCCGAAATGGACGGGCTGACCGGGCGCGGCGCTCAGGGTGTCGTACTGGGCTCGCGTATCCTGCGAGCCGAAACTGCTCCGGTGGCGCTGCTGGG
- a CDS encoding 50S ribosomal protein L11 methyltransferase, which yields MLVYVLPGTLESREDDLDLLWEAGATGLEERGGLIRAYFSERLELEGPLLGGEWTEEEDRDWQAAFKRDLRPVQAGRITIAPPWLADEVPATQLPLIIEPGMAFGTGHHATTRLAVGALSNLDLTGKKVLDVGTGSGVLAMAAARLGAALAYGVDIDPLTIPVARANAEQNDLHAPQVQFEEGTLNAAEFAAPADHSDLSNQGYDVLVANLFAELHDILAATYLLHLRPGGQLILTGILEDRLDVVQAALSREGVQDTAVELDGEWALVTGRKAEQAG from the coding sequence ATGCTGGTGTACGTACTGCCCGGAACCCTCGAATCACGCGAAGACGATCTGGACCTGCTCTGGGAGGCCGGAGCGACTGGCCTAGAGGAGCGTGGCGGCTTGATCAGAGCGTATTTCTCTGAACGGCTGGAGTTGGAAGGACCGCTCTTAGGCGGCGAGTGGACCGAGGAAGAGGACCGGGACTGGCAGGCCGCCTTCAAGCGTGACCTGCGCCCGGTGCAGGCGGGCCGCATCACCATCGCGCCGCCCTGGCTGGCGGACGAGGTGCCAGCCACCCAACTGCCGCTGATCATCGAACCTGGGATGGCTTTCGGAACCGGACACCACGCCACCACCCGACTGGCGGTGGGGGCACTGAGCAACCTGGACCTGACTGGAAAAAAGGTGCTGGATGTCGGCACCGGCAGCGGCGTACTGGCGATGGCAGCGGCCCGGCTGGGTGCGGCGCTGGCTTATGGGGTAGACATTGATCCGCTGACCATCCCCGTGGCCCGCGCCAATGCCGAGCAGAACGACCTGCACGCTCCCCAGGTGCAGTTTGAGGAAGGCACACTGAACGCTGCCGAGTTTGCAGCTCCGGCAGACCACAGTGACCTGTCGAACCAGGGCTACGACGTGCTGGTCGCCAACCTGTTCGCCGAGCTGCACGACATTCTGGCCGCTACCTATCTGTTGCACCTGCGTCCTGGTGGGCAGCTGATCCTGACCGGCATCCTTGAAGACCGATTGGACGTGGTACAGGCGGCCCTGAGCCGCGAGGGTGTGCAGGACACAGCCGTGGAGCTGGATGGCGAGTGGGCGCTGGTCACGGGCCGCAAGGCCGAACAGGCAGGCTGA